One window of the Lasioglossum baleicum chromosome 8, iyLasBale1, whole genome shotgun sequence genome contains the following:
- the LOC143211090 gene encoding acyl-CoA Delta-9 desaturase-like has protein sequence MSLRMVSGTTPFRDFHEFWDTLYIAGLKKMPADCIRLSPIGPAENIGVAVCALGEGRHNYHHVFPWDYKAAELGHYRTNFTTAFIDFFGKIGWAYDMKVVPSAVVQKRASRIGDGSIYGQAQKHVHSHKGAVWGWGDKDMDSEEIKEVEIINKSN, from the exons atgtctcttagaatggtctcaggaaccaccccctttcgggattttcacgaattttgggacaccctatatatcGCTGGTCTGAAGAAAATgccagcagactgtatacgactaag CCCAATCGGGCCAGCCGAAAACATCGGCGTCGCCGTTTGCGCTCTCGGCGAGGGCCGGCACAATTACCACCACGTGTTCCCATGGGACTATAAAGCAGCCGAGTTGGGACACTACAGGACGAACTTCACCACGGCATTCATAGATTTCTTCGGGAAAATAGGCTGGGCATACGACATGAAAGTCGTTCCTTCCGCGGTTGTACAGAAACGGGCAAGTCGTATCGGTGATGGGTCAAT ATACGGCCAGGCGCAGAAACATGTTCACAGTCACAAGGGTGCGGTGTGGGGTTGGGGTGACAAGGACATGGATTCCGAGGAGATCAAGGAAGTAGAGATCATAAACAAATCCAATTAA
- the LOC143211194 gene encoding uncharacterized protein LOC143211194 isoform X2 — protein sequence METRSSDQLFLLNHFESQIVGAKLPSNGQLLRVLFYNMRKVNLNLRESAALVMKEVEIFWEKARIPIKKTSDSINKVEKLYNKWRTLNKTANRQNDLQRKREQEFIDSLEDLFDIAHANALEMISVEEDKIFLLQQREKRRIGSMASIDRKLVEKEERQAERKEQQEMRWQRAQESSINDSVQLESTSTSSDEETEVPLARTIEILSDEPQVPDGDDTEAEDYNIPGPSNPKKRRGKQKLYHRVVGPIKRRQSSLRQKNGIYHSK from the exons ATGGAAACAAGGAGCAGTGATCAGTTATTCCTATTAAATCACTTTGAGTCACAAATTGTTGGGGCTAAATTACCAAGCAACGGACAACTTTTACGTGTATTGTTCTATAATATGCGAAAAGTGAACTTAAATCTACGTGAAAGTGCGGCTTTAGTGATGAAAGAAGTAGAAATTTTCTGGGAAAAGGCGAgaattccaataaaaaaaacatcggaTAGTATTAATAAAGTGGAAAAACTATACAACAAATGGCGAACGCTTAATAAAACCGCGAATCGCCAAAATGATCTACAGAGAAAGCGAGAACAAGAATTTATAGATTCATTAGAGGATTTATTCGATATCGCACATGCGAATGCCTTAGAAATGATTTCTGTAGAGGAAGATAAGATATTCCTCCTGCAGCAGAGGGAAAAGAGACGAATCGGTTCGATGGCATCTATTGATCGTAAATTAgtagagaaagaagaaagacaagCAGAGCGGAAGGAACAACAAGAGATGCGGTGGCAACGGGCTCAGGAATCATCGATCAATG attCAGTACAATTAGAATCAACGTCCACATCCAGTGATGAAGAGACAGAAGTCCCGTTAGCAAGAACCATAGAAATTCTTTCGGACGAGCCTCAGGTACCTGACGGTGATGACACCGAGGCAGAGGACTACAATATACCTGGGCCGAGTAACCCCAAGAAAAGACGAGGAAAGCAGAAG TTATACCATCGGGTAGTGGGGCCAATCAAGCGTCGGCAATCTTCTCTAAGACAGAAGAATGGAATTTATCACAGCAAGTAG
- the LOC143211194 gene encoding uncharacterized protein LOC143211194 isoform X1: METRSSDQLFLLNHFESQIVGAKLPSNGQLLRVLFYNMRKVNLNLRESAALVMKEVEIFWEKARIPIKKTSDSINKVEKLYNKWRTLNKTANRQNDLQRKREQEFIDSLEDLFDIAHANALEMISVEEDKIFLLQQREKRRIGSMASIDRKLVEKEERQAERKEQQEMRWQRAQESSINDSVQLESTSTSSDEETEVPLARTIEILSDEPQVPDGDDTEAEDYNIPGPSNPKKRRGKQKVITPKLVAVLDSCRISDRDAIRIVMATAECLGHDLNELIINRTSIRRYRHNYRSEHAAQLQEMFGQINLRGITIHWDATLIPDISHKNVERLPIVISCGEIKKLLGIPVIPSGSGANQASAIFSKTEEWNLSQQVEALCFDTTATNTGRIQGACVLLEQKLEKELLYLPCRHHIYELILRAAFDTKMKKSTGPDVPLFKKFKNSWSSINKDNFKPGVEDEFVRQNVIEIDKKIEAAIHNLQQIQPRDDYKELIELMIIFLGGTPPKGVRFRMPGAFHHARWMAKAIYCIKIYIFRNEFHLSSEKKLWIQSICIFLINIYILAWVRTTVPAIAPRLDLELLSDLWKYKEIDETISNATLQKLSNHLWYLSPENVGLSFFDPHISVEIKKKMVEALNKEEEQNCKKLVIPRKDIKLYIDITMDNFVSTQTLKFFSRFDINIDFMSKDPALWEADNNYKAATRIVGNLQIVNDVAERAVKLMKEYSDCITKDENERQDILQIVSEYKQRYPTVDKKTLSQHL; encoded by the exons ATGGAAACAAGGAGCAGTGATCAGTTATTCCTATTAAATCACTTTGAGTCACAAATTGTTGGGGCTAAATTACCAAGCAACGGACAACTTTTACGTGTATTGTTCTATAATATGCGAAAAGTGAACTTAAATCTACGTGAAAGTGCGGCTTTAGTGATGAAAGAAGTAGAAATTTTCTGGGAAAAGGCGAgaattccaataaaaaaaacatcggaTAGTATTAATAAAGTGGAAAAACTATACAACAAATGGCGAACGCTTAATAAAACCGCGAATCGCCAAAATGATCTACAGAGAAAGCGAGAACAAGAATTTATAGATTCATTAGAGGATTTATTCGATATCGCACATGCGAATGCCTTAGAAATGATTTCTGTAGAGGAAGATAAGATATTCCTCCTGCAGCAGAGGGAAAAGAGACGAATCGGTTCGATGGCATCTATTGATCGTAAATTAgtagagaaagaagaaagacaagCAGAGCGGAAGGAACAACAAGAGATGCGGTGGCAACGGGCTCAGGAATCATCGATCAATG attCAGTACAATTAGAATCAACGTCCACATCCAGTGATGAAGAGACAGAAGTCCCGTTAGCAAGAACCATAGAAATTCTTTCGGACGAGCCTCAGGTACCTGACGGTGATGACACCGAGGCAGAGGACTACAATATACCTGGGCCGAGTAACCCCAAGAAAAGACGAGGAAAGCAGAAGGTTATTACTCCAAAATTAGTAGCTGTTTTAGATTCGTGTAGAATAAGCGACCGTGATGCAATTCGAATTGTTATGGCAACAGCAGAATGTTTAGGTCATGACCTaaatgaattaataataaatagaacATCTATTCGAAGATATCGACATAATTATCGGTCTGAGCATGCAGCACAGTTGCAAGAAATGTTCGGACAAATTAATCTTAGGGGCATAACTATTCATTGGGATGCTACACTTATACCAGATATAAGCCACAAAAATGTAGAACGATTACCGATAGTTATAAGTTGcggggaaattaaaaaattattgggaaTTCCAGTTATACCATCGGGTAGTGGGGCCAATCAAGCGTCGGCAATCTTCTCTAAGACAGAAGAATGGAATTTATCACAGCAAGTAGAAGCCCTTTGTTTTGATACGACCGCAACCAACACCGGCAGAATACAAGGAGCCTGCGTTCTATTGgaacaaaaattagaaaaagaattATTGTATTTGCCATGCCGTCACCAtatttatgaattaattttacGTGCTGCATTtgatacaaaaatgaaaaagtcgACGGGTCCAGATGTTCCtctttttaagaaatttaaaaattcttggagttcaataaataaagacaattttaAGCCCGGCGTAGAAGATGAATTTGTACGTCAAAATGTAATAGAGATTGATAAAAAGATTGAAGCGGCAATACACAATTTGCAACAAATTCAACCGAGGGATGATTACAAGGAACTGATAGAACTTATGATAATTTTTCTAGGCGGAACTCCACCTAAAGGTGTTAGATTTAGGATGCCTGGCGCATTCCACCATGCGAGGTGGATGGCTAAGGCTatatattgcataaaaatttatatttttaggaaTGAATTTCATTTAAGTAGTGAGAAAAAGTTATGGATACAaagtatttgtatttttttaattaatatatacatactCGCTTGGGTACGTACCACTGTACCTGCGATAGCACCCCGGTTAGATTTAGAACTATTAAGTGATCTATGGAAATATAAAGAGATTGACGAAACCATAAGTAATGCTACGTTGCAAAAACTGAGCAATCACTTATGGTACTTGTCACCAGAAAATGTGGGATTGTCATTTTTTGATCCACACATTTctgtagaaattaaaaaaaagatggttgaagcactcaacaaagaagaagaacaaaattgtaaaaaattggtcATTCCTAGAAAAGATATTAAACTATATATAGATATTACTATGGACAATTTTGTTTCTACACAAACATTGAAATTCTTTTCTAGATTTgatataaatatagattttatgTCTAAGGACCCAGCATTGTGGGAAgcggataataattataaagcgGCGACAAGAATTGTAGGGAATTTACAAATCGTTAATGATGTAGCTGAACGAGcagtaaaattaatgaaagagtATTCCGATTGTATTACCAAAGATGAAAACGAGAGACAGGACATTTTACAAATTGTATCAGAGTATAAACAGCGATACCCTACAGTCGATAAAAAAACATTAAGtcaacatttataa